Proteins encoded together in one Oceanobacillus iheyensis HTE831 window:
- the cwlD gene encoding N-acetylmuramoyl-L-alanine amidase CwlD, translated as MGRKKKIAFWLLGVFLLAYLLQYPINETNMTVNQGWTLPLTGKTIVIDPGHGGPDGGAVGSDDTEEKDIALQVSKLIQSYLQQQGALVYLTREQDKDLAAEETSGLARRKSEDIRNRLKFIHDKEPDFFLSLHLNALPSTQWSGAQTFYYPTKDENKHLATMIQQEIIRNLENTNRSPLALNSMYLLKHAEVPGALVEIGFLSNVEERELLKDEDYQRKMAASIYEGILRYATEEPEEQEESD; from the coding sequence ATGGGAAGAAAAAAGAAAATTGCTTTTTGGCTATTAGGTGTATTTTTACTCGCGTACTTATTACAATACCCAATAAATGAGACAAATATGACAGTAAATCAAGGGTGGACGTTACCCCTTACCGGAAAAACAATTGTAATCGATCCTGGCCATGGTGGACCTGACGGAGGGGCAGTTGGATCCGATGATACAGAAGAGAAAGATATTGCTTTACAAGTATCGAAACTAATTCAATCTTATTTGCAACAACAAGGAGCACTTGTTTATTTAACTCGTGAACAGGATAAGGATTTAGCCGCTGAAGAAACAAGTGGACTAGCTCGAAGAAAATCTGAAGATATTCGAAATCGTTTGAAGTTTATTCACGATAAGGAACCGGACTTTTTCCTTTCTTTGCATTTAAATGCATTACCATCGACACAATGGAGTGGAGCACAAACGTTTTATTATCCAACAAAAGATGAGAATAAGCATTTGGCCACGATGATTCAACAAGAAATAATACGAAACTTAGAAAACACGAATCGGTCACCATTAGCATTAAATAGCATGTATTTATTAAAGCATGCTGAAGTACCAGGAGCTTTGGTAGAAATTGGATTTTTGTCTAATGTCGAGGAAAGAGAATTGTTAAAAGACGAAGATTATCAACGAAAAATGGCAGCAAGTATTTATGAGGGAATTTTACGATATGCGACAGAGGAGCCTGAAGAACAGGAGGAGTCAGACTGA
- a CDS encoding Mrp/NBP35 family ATP-binding protein — MLTKERVVELLSSVQDPFLHITLEETGGINSVTIKEDKKHVSVKIGISKTNTAEQMELQQEIVGILKREGANTVGLRFEALPDEVIQKYQPAAEKAKEASLMGGSSNTKFIAVASGKGGVGKSTVTVNLAVSLMRLGKKVGIIDADIYGFSVPDMMGVEKRPVVRGEKIIPVERFGVKVISMGFFVEDNSPIIWRGPMLGKMINSFFSEVEWGELDYLLLDLPPGTGDIAMDVHELLPTCKEVIVTTPHPTAAFVAARAGQMALKTDHEILGVVENMAYFESKTTGEKEYVFGKGGGKKLADVLKTKVLGQLPLQQPYEEEDVFAPSVYQEDHPIGKEYHKIAAKVIAKMEE, encoded by the coding sequence ATGCTAACAAAAGAGAGGGTTGTAGAGCTATTAAGTTCTGTTCAAGATCCTTTTTTACATATAACATTGGAAGAAACCGGGGGAATTAATTCTGTAACGATCAAGGAAGACAAGAAGCATGTCAGCGTAAAGATTGGTATTTCCAAGACGAATACAGCAGAACAAATGGAATTACAACAAGAAATCGTTGGTATCTTGAAACGTGAAGGGGCAAATACCGTAGGACTTCGATTTGAAGCACTTCCGGATGAAGTTATTCAAAAATATCAACCTGCAGCGGAGAAAGCGAAAGAAGCTTCGCTCATGGGTGGTAGTTCAAATACAAAATTTATCGCAGTTGCTAGTGGTAAGGGTGGCGTAGGAAAATCTACGGTTACCGTAAACTTAGCAGTATCATTAATGCGTTTAGGTAAAAAAGTCGGAATTATTGATGCCGATATTTATGGATTTAGTGTTCCAGATATGATGGGTGTGGAGAAACGTCCAGTTGTACGCGGAGAAAAAATTATTCCGGTAGAACGTTTTGGAGTGAAGGTCATTTCCATGGGCTTCTTTGTTGAAGATAACTCTCCGATAATTTGGCGTGGCCCAATGCTTGGTAAGATGATTAATAGTTTCTTCTCCGAGGTGGAATGGGGAGAATTAGATTATCTATTATTAGACTTACCACCAGGTACAGGTGATATCGCAATGGATGTACATGAGTTATTACCTACGTGTAAAGAAGTAATTGTAACTACACCGCATCCAACAGCTGCTTTCGTAGCGGCACGTGCTGGTCAAATGGCATTAAAAACAGACCACGAAATTCTTGGTGTAGTAGAGAATATGGCATACTTCGAAAGTAAAACAACTGGAGAAAAAGAATATGTATTCGGTAAAGGTGGAGGCAAAAAACTTGCTGATGTCCTAAAAACAAAAGTATTAGGGCAGCTACCCTTGCAGCAACCTTACGAGGAAGAAGATGTTTTTGCACCTTCTGTATATCAGGAAGATCATCCAATTGGAAAAGAATATCATAAGATAGCAGCTAAAGTAATTGCCAAAATGGAAGAATAA
- the gerD gene encoding spore germination lipoprotein GerD — MVRRQLCTVLLSLSFFIILTACGGGGGNSESEGEYDSTKKMVVDILQTEDGKKALREIMHDEELKNLLVMESDTVKNAVNEALTSEESKKSWEKMFEDPEFVKTYAQSISDEQKNLMKDLMNDSQFQKQMIELLNNPEVTEQMLSVVKSQQFRAHLEETIQQTLQSPIFQAKIEEILLKASQEQSKSSGSSSESGQESQSGESQSDSGSSDSGN; from the coding sequence ATGGTACGACGACAACTATGTACTGTACTCCTTAGCTTATCCTTCTTCATAATTTTAACCGCTTGTGGAGGCGGTGGTGGTAACAGCGAAAGCGAAGGTGAATACGATTCAACCAAAAAAATGGTTGTTGATATACTTCAAACCGAAGACGGTAAAAAAGCGCTTCGAGAAATCATGCATGATGAAGAGCTTAAAAACTTATTAGTGATGGAATCAGACACCGTGAAAAATGCTGTTAATGAAGCACTTACTTCAGAAGAAAGCAAAAAATCCTGGGAAAAAATGTTCGAAGATCCGGAGTTCGTTAAGACATATGCGCAATCCATATCTGACGAACAAAAGAATTTAATGAAAGATCTCATGAACGACAGTCAATTTCAAAAACAGATGATTGAACTGCTAAACAACCCGGAAGTTACCGAACAAATGCTATCGGTTGTGAAAAGCCAACAATTCCGTGCTCATTTAGAAGAAACGATCCAACAAACCTTACAATCACCTATTTTCCAAGCCAAAATTGAGGAAATCCTACTCAAGGCTTCCCAAGAGCAAAGTAAATCAAGTGGTTCTTCAAGTGAGTCCGGACAAGAAAGCCAATCTGGCGAATCGCAATCTGATTCAGGTAGTAGCGATTCAGGCAATTAA
- a CDS encoding KinB-signaling pathway activation protein has protein sequence MNTRILVGFLWKTFWLGGLAGLIASFFVKPEQYLNYLQPFDGMEILGLILFFLVLGLTFAMVSLTGFFAYLFVHRMGLNLFKGYWSTVQIALIIFILFDIIYFPYQSANNVALYWFILLAAAILLIGWIVAKLKSKETNKKAFVPTLFFMVVFTTVEWVPGLMVDGTDYAWLMVVPLLVSNTYQILNLHRLNFQEKTPVQEAKQKKKK, from the coding sequence TTGAATACACGAATCCTTGTAGGTTTTTTATGGAAAACATTTTGGCTAGGTGGACTAGCTGGATTAATCGCAAGCTTTTTTGTTAAACCAGAACAATATCTAAACTATTTACAACCGTTCGATGGCATGGAAATTCTAGGACTTATCTTATTCTTTTTAGTGTTAGGGTTAACATTTGCAATGGTTAGTTTAACTGGGTTTTTTGCTTATTTATTTGTTCATCGTATGGGACTAAATCTATTCAAAGGATATTGGTCAACAGTACAAATAGCTCTAATCATTTTTATACTTTTTGATATTATTTATTTTCCGTATCAGTCAGCCAATAATGTTGCGCTGTATTGGTTTATCCTCTTAGCAGCAGCGATATTATTAATTGGATGGATCGTTGCTAAGCTTAAATCCAAAGAAACCAATAAAAAAGCATTTGTTCCAACGCTATTTTTTATGGTGGTATTTACCACAGTGGAATGGGTGCCTGGATTAATGGTAGATGGAACAGATTATGCATGGCTTATGGTTGTTCCATTACTTGTATCGAATACATATCAAATTTTGAATTTACATCGTTTAAATTTTCAAGAAAAAACGCCAGTTCAAGAAGCTAAACAAAAAAAGAAAAAGTAA
- the pdaB gene encoding polysaccharide deacetylase family sporulation protein PdaB, with amino-acid sequence MDHFYSFRLRGKRTAWIIGLAFIVALIAWTQKDAVFSVFNGEEPVALSKGNADEPDIAITFNISWGEERVEEILKQLENEDVQATFFISGEWAERHPDLLKAISDGEHEIGMLGYRYKSYLDQEVEQVKKDLLYAQEAFEKLGYENVNLLRTPHGHFNEEIIELAESLGFHVVHWNVNPNDWENPGTEVIVDYIMKETDNGDIVLLHASDSAKQTAGALETILPGLKNKGYEPVTISEIINQAKANTEIVD; translated from the coding sequence ATGGATCACTTTTATTCCTTTCGTTTAAGAGGAAAAAGAACTGCATGGATTATTGGATTAGCATTTATAGTTGCTCTTATAGCTTGGACACAAAAAGATGCAGTCTTCTCCGTATTTAATGGCGAAGAACCTGTTGCTTTGTCAAAAGGCAATGCTGATGAACCAGACATTGCTATTACTTTCAATATTAGCTGGGGTGAAGAAAGAGTAGAAGAAATATTAAAGCAATTAGAAAATGAAGATGTACAAGCTACATTCTTCATCAGTGGAGAATGGGCAGAAAGACACCCAGACCTTCTAAAAGCAATTTCAGACGGAGAGCATGAAATAGGAATGCTAGGTTATCGCTACAAAAGCTATTTAGATCAAGAAGTTGAGCAAGTTAAAAAAGATCTTTTGTATGCTCAGGAAGCATTTGAAAAATTAGGATATGAAAACGTAAATTTATTGCGAACTCCTCATGGTCATTTTAACGAAGAGATTATCGAACTTGCTGAAAGCTTAGGTTTCCATGTTGTTCATTGGAATGTAAATCCTAATGACTGGGAGAATCCTGGTACAGAAGTAATCGTAGACTACATCATGAAAGAAACGGATAATGGTGATATCGTTCTATTACATGCTTCAGATAGTGCAAAACAAACTGCCGGTGCATTAGAAACTATTCTTCCAGGATTAAAAAACAAAGGATATGAACCTGTGACCATTTCAGAAATCATTAATCAAGCAAAAGCAAATACAGAAATTGTTGATTAA